In Triticum aestivum cultivar Chinese Spring chromosome 5B, IWGSC CS RefSeq v2.1, whole genome shotgun sequence, the following proteins share a genomic window:
- the LOC123110377 gene encoding ribosomal protein S19, mitochondrial has product MSSIASLIASRSSFARCGHALPAAISQTQHAASPLLSGFGSAARAFSSRPLWKGAFVDAFLQRIKNSGGSLNGRKIWSRRSSILPEFVGSSALIYNGKTHVRCRVTEGKVGHKFGEFAFTRKRRPHRAITAKKAGGQGKGRK; this is encoded by the exons ATGTCGTCCATTGCTTCTCTCATCGCCTCCAGGTCCAGCTTCGCCAGGTGCGGCCACGCTCTCCCCGCCGCCATCTCTCAG ACCCAGCACGCCGCGTCTCCGCTGCTCTCGGGGTTCGGATCAGCGGCTCGCGCTTTCAG CTCAAGGCCTCTATGGAAGGGAGCGTTCGTCGACGCGTTCCTGCAGAGAATAAAGAATAGCGGGGGGAGCCTGAACGGCAGGAAGATCTGGTCTCGCCGGTCTTCGATCCTGCCGGAgttcgtcggctcctccgcgctcatctacaacggcaagacccacgtCCGCTGCAGGGTCACCGAAGGGAAGGTCGGCCATAAGTTCGGGGAGTTTGCTTTTACGCGGAAACGGAGGCCCCATCGCGCGATTACGGCGAAGAAGGCCGGTGGTCAAGGAAAGGGGAGGAAGTAG
- the LOC123110376 gene encoding uncharacterized protein: MGDYTIRISTSLIDQLSRDDEKVKRRTRKPKPKKVVEQQEEPRDNGRELPSEPKSSPAPAPGWALPPPMYLPVTPAPPPPPPAIQEVETIHAVVAESEKVLEKLQKQEATMHEELTKRAKELHEKEFKLPYQNPSPCTDERAGCAECYQSNIQDPLKCAEAVKRFEACVSMARRSGTMGAAQ; this comes from the coding sequence ATGGGTGACTACACAATCCGGATAAGCACCAGCTTGATCGACCAGCTTTCGCGCGATGACGAGAAGGTGAAAAGGAGGACCAGGAAACCCAAGCCGAAGAAGGTCGTGGAGCAACAAGAGGAGCCTCGGGACAATGGCAGGGAACTTCCAAGCGAGCCCAAGAGCAGCCCTGCTCCCGCTCCTGGGTGGGCGTTGCCGCCCCCCATGTACCTACCAGTGACCCCTGCTCCTCCACCACCCCCGCCGGCAATCCAGGAAGTGGAAACCATACACGCCGTGGTGGCGGAGAGCGAGAAGGTGCTGGAGAAGCTGCAGAAGCAGGAGGCGACGATGCATGAGGAGCTTACCAAGAGGGCCAAGGAGCTGCACGAGAAGGAGTTCAAGCTGCCCTACCAGAACCCCTCACCGTGCACTGACGAGAGGGCGGGCTGCGCCGAGTGTTACCAGAGCAACATCCAGGACCCGCTCAAGTGCGCCGAGGCGGTCAAGAGATTCGAGGCATGCGTCAGCATGGCGAGGCGGAGCGGCACCATGGGGGCTGCTCAGTGA